A DNA window from Comamonas fluminis contains the following coding sequences:
- a CDS encoding sulfate ABC transporter substrate-binding protein: MHSVKLKTLLASIALAAAGAASAQTQLLNVSYDVAREFYKDYNAAFIAHYKKTKGVDIKVDQSHGGSSAQARAVNDGLAADVVTFNTTTDVDFLAQNGVVAKDWNKKFPHDASPTTSTMLFLVRNGNPKNIKDWSDLVRPDVKVVVVNPKTGGNGRYAYLAAWGSVREKGGTDAQAAEFVQKLYKNVPVLGKGGRDATSIFLQRNIGDVLITFESEVVSVDREFGQGKVDAVYPSVSIVAENPVAVVERTVGKKGTTQLANDYLQWLYSDEAQEIAAKHAIRPRSEAVLKKHADQFKPIKQFTVAKYFGSLTEAQKVHFNDGGQFDKLYGK; encoded by the coding sequence ATGCATTCCGTGAAGCTCAAGACATTGCTGGCATCTATTGCACTGGCCGCCGCCGGTGCCGCATCGGCCCAGACCCAGTTGCTCAATGTCTCTTATGACGTGGCGCGCGAGTTCTACAAGGACTACAACGCGGCTTTCATCGCTCATTACAAGAAGACCAAGGGTGTGGACATCAAGGTGGACCAGTCGCATGGCGGCTCCAGCGCCCAGGCGCGTGCCGTCAACGACGGCCTGGCCGCCGATGTGGTGACCTTCAACACAACCACCGACGTGGACTTCCTGGCCCAGAACGGCGTGGTTGCCAAGGACTGGAACAAGAAGTTCCCCCACGATGCATCGCCCACCACATCGACCATGCTGTTCCTGGTGCGCAACGGCAACCCCAAGAACATCAAGGACTGGTCGGATCTGGTGCGCCCCGATGTGAAGGTTGTGGTCGTGAACCCCAAGACCGGCGGCAATGGCCGTTATGCCTATCTGGCAGCCTGGGGCTCTGTGCGTGAAAAGGGTGGAACTGATGCCCAAGCTGCCGAGTTTGTGCAAAAGCTCTACAAGAACGTGCCTGTGCTGGGCAAGGGCGGGCGCGACGCGACCAGCATCTTCCTGCAGCGCAATATTGGCGACGTGCTGATTACCTTTGAATCCGAAGTCGTGTCCGTGGACCGTGAGTTCGGTCAGGGCAAGGTTGATGCGGTCTATCCATCGGTCAGCATCGTGGCTGAAAACCCCGTGGCCGTGGTGGAGCGCACCGTGGGCAAGAAGGGCACAACCCAGCTGGCCAACGACTATCTGCAGTGGCTGTATTCCGATGAAGCGCAGGAAATTGCAGCCAAGCACGCCATCCGTCCTCGCTCCGAGGCTGTGCTGAAAAAGCATGCTGACCAGTTCAAGCCCATCAAGCAGTTCACCGTGGCCAAGTATTTTGGCTCGCTGACCGAAGCGCAGAAGGTGCACTTCAACGATGGCGGTCAGTTTGACAAGCTGTATGGGAAGTAA
- the cysT gene encoding sulfate ABC transporter permease subunit CysT — protein sequence MSSAASAPRKARSAKRVLPGFGLTLGYTIFYLSIIVLIPLVALLSATFTMTWAQFWEAVSAPAVLYSYKLSFLMSFVAACINAVFGLLIAWVLVRYSFPGKKIVDALVDLPFALPTAVAGISLSALYAGNGWIGQYFESLGIKMAYDAKGIAIALIFIGLPFVVRTVQPVLEDFEKELEEAATSLGASRWQIFYKVILPHIGPALLTGFAMAFARAVGEYGSVIFISSNIPMESQITPLIIMGKLDQHDLPGATAVAVVMLLISFVLLLFINALQAWQRKAQGGR from the coding sequence ATGTCTTCTGCTGCTTCAGCCCCACGCAAGGCGCGTAGTGCCAAGCGCGTGCTGCCCGGTTTCGGGCTGACACTGGGCTACACGATCTTTTATCTGAGCATCATTGTGCTCATCCCGCTGGTGGCGCTGCTGTCAGCCACCTTCACCATGACCTGGGCGCAGTTCTGGGAAGCGGTGTCGGCTCCGGCTGTGCTGTATTCCTACAAGCTGTCGTTTCTCATGTCTTTCGTCGCCGCCTGCATCAATGCAGTGTTCGGCCTGCTGATTGCCTGGGTGCTGGTGCGTTATTCCTTCCCCGGCAAGAAGATTGTGGATGCGCTGGTGGATCTGCCCTTTGCGCTGCCAACGGCGGTGGCGGGTATTTCGCTGTCGGCGCTGTATGCGGGCAATGGCTGGATTGGTCAGTACTTTGAGTCTCTGGGCATCAAGATGGCCTACGACGCCAAAGGCATTGCCATTGCGCTGATCTTTATCGGCCTGCCATTTGTGGTGCGTACCGTGCAGCCCGTGCTGGAAGACTTTGAAAAAGAGCTGGAAGAAGCGGCAACCAGCCTGGGTGCATCGCGCTGGCAGATTTTCTACAAGGTCATCCTGCCCCATATCGGCCCGGCTCTGCTCACAGGCTTTGCCATGGCGTTTGCGCGGGCGGTGGGCGAGTATGGCTCGGTCATTTTTATCTCCAGCAATATTCCCATGGAGTCCCAGATCACACCGCTGATCATCATGGGCAAGCTCGACCAGCATGACCTGCCCGGCGCGACCGCTGTGGCCGTCGTCATGCTGCTGATTTCGTTTGTGCTGCTGCTGTTCATCAATGCACTGCAGGCCTGGCAACGCAAGGCTCAGGGAGGCCGTTGA